A stretch of DNA from Deltaproteobacteria bacterium:
GGGGGATCGGCCGCCAGGGGCTCGAGGGGCAGGCGCTCGATGCCGGCGGCGAGGGGGTCCTCGGCCGTCGCCTCGGGCGCCGGGTCGGCGGGCAGGGCGGCGGGCCCGCCGGGCGCCGCCGGAGGCGCGTCGGCCGCCGGCTCCTTCGCCGGGGCGGCCGCGGTGGCGGCTGCTGGTGCCGGGGCCGCGCCGCCGCGCAGGGCCAGGTAGGCCCCGAGCCCCACCGCGCCGGCCAGGGTCAGGATGCCCAGCACCGCCAGCACGAAGAGGGGGCTGGTGAAGGTCAGCCCCGGCGGGGGCGCCGGCGCCGGGGCGGGGGTCGCCGCCTCGGCGGGGGCGGCAGGGCCTCGATCGGTCCCGAGGTCTCGGCGGGGAGGGTGGCCGGGAGCTCGACCTCCGGCAGGGTGGGGCGCTGGTGCTTGCCCGTCCCCACCCAGCGCACCTCGAAGAGGGGGTAGGCGTCGGTCTTGCCCTTGAGGGTGAAGGTCCCGGCAGGCCGCAGGCGGATCCGGTCGGGCATCCGGGCGCGGACCGAGTCGGAGACGAAGATCTGGTCGGGGCCGGCCTGGGACTGCACCCGGGCCGCCACGTTCACCATGTCACCGTAGACGTCGCCGTCCTTGTCGTTGACCAGGGCGTCGCCGAAGTTGATCCCGATGCGGATCGAGAGCTGATCCTCGGCCCGCCGGGCGAGGGACTGCAGCTGGGCGACCGCCTCCTGCATGCCGATCGCCGCCAGGACCGCCGCCTCGGGGTCGGGGAAGGTGGCCATGATGGCGTCCCCGATCGTCTTGATGATCCGGCCGTCCTGCCCCTCGATGATGGGCATCAGCAGGTCGTTGTGCCGCTGGACCATCTTCCGGCCGGCCAGGTCCCCGTGGGTCTCGAAGTAGGAGGTGGAGCCCGCGATGTCCGAGAAGAGGACCGCCAGGGTGTGGTAGCGCTCGCGCAGGCGCTCGTCGAGGACGGTCTGGAGGCGCAGGATCCGGGTGATCGAGGCCCGCTCCAGGCTCGACTCCAGGCGATCGATCTCGCCCGAGGCGAGGTCCGCCACCGAGGCCTGGCGGGTCCGCTCGCCCGAGTCACCGTCCCGGCTCATGCGGGACATCCTATCCCAGGTGCGCGGAGGTCGACCCAATCGCCGCAAGCCCCAGGAACAGTTGACTCTTTTCCGGCGCCGCGACTAACTACGGCTCCCCAAACCACCAGGTTTTTCCCGGCCCATTTTCGGGCCACAAACCCGCTGGACGAGAGACACATCATGGTCCCTACGCTCCTTGCTTCCGGGTCAGCGGCCGAAGGCGACATCGGCGCCTACCTCCCGGCTGCCATCGCCCTCGCCCTCGGCGGCTTCATCGCCGCCCTCCTCATCGGTCTGGTCACCGCGATCGGCACCGTGAAGGAGAAGAGCCACTACAAGCGCATGCCCTACGAGGCCGGCTCGATCCCCGTCGGATCGGCCCGCAGGCGCGTCAACGTGCAGTTCTACATCGTGGCGCTGCTCTTCATCGCCTTCGACCTGGAGACGATCTTCCTCTTCATCTGGGCCCCCGTGGCCCGGGAGTTGGGCGTCTACGGCCTCCTGGCCATGGGCGTGTTCCTGCTGCTCCTCATCCTGGGACTAGTCTACGAGTGGAAGAAGGGCGCCCTTCAGTGGTCGCCCCGCACCGCTCCCGAGGGAGACGAGGCATGACCAAGCTCGACGAGACCGGCGGCCTGCCGATCATTCCCACGAGCCGCGAGGACGCCATCGGCTTCTTCTCGGCCCTCAAGACCGGAAAGGCGCACGGCGGCCTGAACTGGGCCCGGCGCTTCTCCCTCTTCCAGTACCCCTTCGTCACGGCCTGCTGCGGCATGGAGTACATGTCGATCTCCAGCGCCCGCTTCGACATGGGCCGCTTCGGCGCCGAGGTGCCGCGCTTCACCCCCCGGCAGGCCGATCTGCTGATGGTGGTCGGCACGATCACCCACAAGCAGGCGCCGGTGCTCCGCCGGGTCTGGGAGGCCATGCCCGAGCCCCGCTGGGTGATGGCCTTCGGGGTCTGCGCCTCCACCGGCGGCTTCTACCAGAACTACACCGCGGTCGAGGGGATCGACCGGATCATCCCGGTGGACGTCTACGTCCCGGGCTGCCCGCCGCGCCCCGAGCAGGTCATCGATGCGCTGATGCTGCTCCAGG
This window harbors:
- a CDS encoding NADH-quinone oxidoreductase subunit B produces the protein MTKLDETGGLPIIPTSREDAIGFFSALKTGKAHGGLNWARRFSLFQYPFVTACCGMEYMSISSARFDMGRFGAEVPRFTPRQADLLMVVGTITHKQAPVLRRVWEAMPEPRWVMAFGVCASTGGFYQNYTAVEGIDRIIPVDVYVPGCPPRPEQVIDALMLLQDKVSTEVRGVAGARRPVVVE
- a CDS encoding NADH-quinone oxidoreductase subunit A, whose amino-acid sequence is MVPTLLASGSAAEGDIGAYLPAAIALALGGFIAALLIGLVTAIGTVKEKSHYKRMPYEAGSIPVGSARRRVNVQFYIVALLFIAFDLETIFLFIWAPVARELGVYGLLAMGVFLLLLILGLVYEWKKGALQWSPRTAPEGDEA
- a CDS encoding adenylate/guanylate cyclase domain-containing protein encodes the protein MSRDGDSGERTRQASVADLASGEIDRLESSLERASITRILRLQTVLDERLRERYHTLAVLFSDIAGSTSYFETHGDLAGRKMVQRHNDLLMPIIEGQDGRIIKTIGDAIMATFPDPEAAVLAAIGMQEAVAQLQSLARRAEDQLSIRIGINFGDALVNDKDGDVYGDMVNVAARVQSQAGPDQIFVSDSVRARMPDRIRLRPAGTFTLKGKTDAYPLFEVRWVGTGKHQRPTLPEVELPATLPAETSGPIEALPPPPRRRPPPRRRRPRRG
- a CDS encoding PEGA domain-containing protein — its product is MLAVLGILTLAGAVGLGAYLALRGGAAPAPAAATAAAPAKEPAADAPPAAPGGPAALPADPAPEATAEDPLAAGIERLPLEPLAADPPSRAGRELTGQRSAKARGPATLKVIVTGGWGQVKIDGINRGQTPIAPVELAPGRHEVVIENPLRQTHRQVLRLRAGEERTLKVKLLPK